A single region of the Vicia villosa cultivar HV-30 ecotype Madison, WI linkage group LG4, Vvil1.0, whole genome shotgun sequence genome encodes:
- the LOC131597607 gene encoding uncharacterized protein LOC131597607 — protein MQIKGQWNKNNPHVYKLVECYKQAVSTQQSGSSESNIMQGEKFTFEAAWRLLKYESKWLAGSSEASTKRRKNSASGAYSSSSNALTPTSSEYDPSSPILSRRLIGQKTAKRKEKEKIVEMSFTPNLKYGFLKDGLQKNIDLMSMFAHDYACIEGEKLEIERKKVDAKIKKAEIAEERLNMNDMQILSKDTSNMDTRKLQAHEILCDMIREKYEINEYDYYFVLN, from the coding sequence ATGCAAATAAAAGGGCAATGGAACAAAAATAATCCACATGTTTATAAGCTTGTTGAATGCTACAAACAAGCCGTGTCTACACAACAAAGTGGGAGTTCCGAGAGCAATATCATGCAAGGTGAAAAGTTTACATTTGAAGCTGCATGGAGATTATTGAAATATGAATCTAAATGGCTCGCAGGTTCATCAGAAGCTTCtacaaaaagaagaaagaattcAGCTTCAGGagcatattcttcatcttctaaTGCATTAACACCAACAAGCAGCGAGTACGATCCATCATCACCTATTTTGTCACGTCGTCTAATCGGTCAAAAGACAGCCAAAAGGAAGGAGAAAGAAAAGATTGTGGAAATGTCTTTTACACCCAATCTCAAATATGGTTTTTTGAAAGATGGCTTACAAAAAAATATTGATCTGATGTCAATGTTTGCACATGACTATGCATGCATTGAGGGTGAAAAACTTGAGATAGAGAGAAAAAAGGTTGATGCAAAGATTAAGAAGGCTGAGATTGCCGAGGAAAGATTaaatatgaatgatatgcaaatacTCTCAAAAGATACATCAAATATGGATACAAGAAAACTACAAGCTCATGAAATATTGTGCGACATGATTAGAGAAAAATATGAAATTAATGAGTATGATTATTATTTTGTGCTTAATTAG